The following proteins are co-located in the Vanessa atalanta chromosome 11, ilVanAtal1.2, whole genome shotgun sequence genome:
- the LOC125067191 gene encoding synaptic vesicle glycoprotein 2C-like produces MSHDNDHSSSERSLERLNEVRAFIEASKRSAEKLDEMQADAEKSLGKLNEVVFEDAFEITGHGKFNHLVLLTCGMIMLNVSMESVGMSYVITAAECELGLTSEHKGLVNAAAFIGIISTSFLWGYLGDRCGRRAVMLPAMVASSAFSIASSFSTNVWMLLVLRFFTGCLVSASSATVYAYLGEMHTSSRRAAAIAWGSAFISFSFMILPGLAWLIIPGKWSFLLFGFNMVPWRVFIWSWCAPGLVAAVALLWLPESPRYLLASSGPEKALPILAKMYAYNKNSREANYPVERIVTGSLDTSKSGGFVGAIKNFSLLFRPPLLRCVFISHTLMFAIFMLSSGLYVWVPDILNSMLRSTSGDSITICQIIHDKFESARNLTLSGPQGPCQSEVAVRVFPISMGMGAVFAVTYLAIGVFIGRIGRKTLYSSIMVVCGLATVGAAFVPQGGAATALLILALCSGCAASILAAIAVDVFPTCLRAMAMCVMYMVGRTGAAVGSNLLGATLDMHCQLAFSVFGIFSAGSTLLIIFWPKPERIREEMEQRGLSY; encoded by the exons ATGTCTCACGATAACGACCACAGTTCCTCAGAGAGGAGCTTAGAAAGACTCAACGAAGTCAGAGCTTTCATTGAAGCCAGTAAACGTAGTGCAGAGAAGTTAGATGAGATGCAGGCAGATGCTGAAAAGAGCCTGGGGAAGCTCAACGAAGTTGTATTTGAAGATGCCTTCGAGATAACCG GTCACGGAAAGTTCAACCATCTGGTACTGTTGACCTGCGGGATGATAATGTTGAACGTGTCTATGGAGTCTGTGGGGATGAGTTACGTAATAACAGCCGCCGAGTGCGAGCTGGGGCTGACCAGCGAACACAAGGGGCTGGTGAACGCTGCTGCTTTTATAG GTATAATAAGTACGTCTTTTTTGTGGGGTTATCTCGGAGACAGATGTGGTCGACGAGCTGTGATGTTACCAGCCATGGTGGCTTCGTCTGCGTTCTCCATAGCATCGTCCTTCTCTACCAACGTCTGGATGCTGCTGGTGTTGAGATTCTTCACTGGCTGTCT GGTATCAGCCTCGAGTGCAACAGTGTACGCGTATCTGGGTGAGATGCACACAAGCTCACGACGCGCAGCAGCCATCGCGTGGGGATCCGCTTTCATCTCTTTCTCGTTCATGATATTACCag GCTTAGCATGGCTGATAATACCCGGAAAGTGGTCGTTTTTGTTATTCGGCTTTAATATGGTACCTTGGCGCGTTTTCATCTGGTCGTGGTGCGCTCCGGGGCTGGTGGCAGCAGTAGCCTTATTATGGCTACCAGAGAGTCCGAGATATCTCCTCGCTTCGTCTGGACCGGAAAAAGCATTACCAATTCTTGCGAAAATGTACGCATACAACAAAAACAGCCGAGAAGCTAACTATCCG GTTGAAAGGATTGTAACAGGCAGTCTCGACACTTCGAAGTCCGGAGGCTTCGTGGGCGCCATAAAGAACTTTTCCCTACTCTTCCGCCCCCCTCTACTACGATGTGTATTTATTTCGCATACTTTGATGTTTGCTATATTTATgct GTCCAGTGGTCTTTACGTTTGGGTGCCGGATATCCTGAACAGTATGCTCCGCAGCACGAGCGGCGACAGTATCACCATATGTCAAATCATACACGATAAGTTTGAGTCTGCTAGGAATTTAACG TTGTCCGGACCACAAGGCCCGTGTCAATCCGAGGTAGCGGTGCGCGTGTTCCCGATATCGATGGGGATGGGGGCGGTGTTTGCTGTCACGTACCTAGCCATCGGGGTCTTCATTGGCAGGATTGGGAGGAAGACATTGTACT CAAGCATAATGGTGGTCTGTGGACTCGCCACGGTGGGGGCGGCATTTGTCCCTCAAGGTGGAGCGGCAACAGCTCTCCTGATCCTTGCTTTATGCTCCGGATGTGCTGCTTCCATTTTGGCTGCTATTGCTGTTGACGTCTTCCCTACTTGTTTGAG AGCAATGGCCATGTGCGTGATGTATATGGTTGGCCGGACCGGCGCGGCGGTTGGATCAAACTTGTTGGGCGCTACATTGGATATGCATTGCCAACTAGCTTTCTCTGTGTTCGGAATCTTTTCCGCAG gATCTAcgcttctaataatattttggcCGAAACCAGAGAGAATAAGGGAAGAAATGGAGCAAAGAGGGTTGTCATACTGA